From a single Sphingobium sp. genomic region:
- a CDS encoding Tim44/TimA family putative adaptor protein, protein MVTVEIVLLAMVAAFLGLRLYSVLGKRTGHEQEPLARPAGEERQPAAIRTSSTPGEKPAASVTFDSPMFEPAAQSGLRAIANADRTFDAGLFVEGAKSAYGMILEAYWKGEKDQLRYLCDDDVYESFAEAIDGRVARGEVLENRLVRIDEARIVDASYDHPMARISVRFDADIAALVKDADGNVIGGSLTDAVETHDVWTFYRDVKSGDRNWKLDETDEV, encoded by the coding sequence ATGGTGACTGTTGAAATCGTATTGCTTGCCATGGTTGCCGCTTTTCTCGGCCTCCGGCTCTATTCCGTGCTTGGTAAACGCACCGGGCATGAGCAGGAGCCTCTGGCACGTCCGGCAGGTGAGGAGCGCCAGCCGGCTGCCATCCGCACGTCCTCCACACCGGGTGAAAAGCCCGCGGCTTCGGTCACGTTTGACAGTCCGATGTTTGAACCTGCCGCACAAAGCGGCCTGCGTGCCATCGCCAATGCCGATCGCACCTTTGATGCGGGTCTTTTCGTTGAAGGCGCCAAATCTGCTTATGGGATGATTTTGGAAGCCTATTGGAAGGGCGAAAAAGATCAGCTGCGCTATCTGTGCGACGACGATGTCTATGAAAGTTTTGCCGAAGCCATTGATGGCCGCGTCGCCCGGGGCGAAGTGCTGGAAAACCGGCTTGTCCGCATTGACGAAGCGCGCATCGTGGATGCGAGCTATGATCATCCGATGGCGCGGATCAGCGTCCGTTTCGACGCTGACATTGCGGCGCTCGTAAAGGATGCCGATGGCAACGTCATTGGCGGATCGTTGACCGATGCGGTTGAAACGCATGACGTCTGGACTTTCTATCGCGACGTCAAATCTGGCGATCGCAACTGGAAACTTGACGAAACCGACGAGGTCTGA
- a CDS encoding Smr/MutS family protein codes for MSQRRLHPEERVLWQRVIDTVKPLHPLKVALHATPVVEPAAPAKTAAAKSPAPSLGAAGQRRAEAKKTPLPPPIVEGSLDSHWDRRFQKGAIIPDISIDLHGHGLAGAHARLDHMLDQAIRQNLRVLLLVTGKPRGHDRASGQGRGAIASVVRDWLASSRHAAHIASVRQAHPRHGGEGALYIVLKR; via the coding sequence ATGAGCCAGCGTCGCCTCCATCCGGAGGAACGCGTTTTGTGGCAAAGGGTGATTGACACCGTAAAGCCGCTCCATCCGTTGAAGGTGGCTTTGCACGCAACGCCGGTTGTTGAGCCTGCTGCCCCGGCAAAGACGGCGGCAGCAAAAAGCCCGGCTCCATCGCTTGGAGCGGCGGGTCAACGCAGGGCCGAGGCGAAAAAAACGCCACTACCGCCGCCGATTGTGGAAGGCAGCCTGGATTCGCATTGGGACCGCCGTTTCCAAAAAGGCGCAATCATTCCCGATATCAGCATCGACCTTCATGGTCATGGCCTGGCAGGCGCACATGCCCGGCTTGATCATATGCTCGACCAGGCGATCCGCCAGAATCTGCGCGTCCTGCTGCTGGTGACCGGCAAGCCACGCGGCCATGATCGCGCCAGCGGGCAGGGCAGGGGCGCGATCGCATCCGTGGTGCGCGATTGGCTCGCCTCTTCGCGTCATGCCGCGCATATTGCGTCGGTGCGTCAGGCACATCCGCGCCATGGGGGCGAGGGCGCCTTATATATTGTGCTGAAGCGCTAA
- a CDS encoding murein transglycosylase A, whose translation MKKPAFAFALSSLLLSACAGGIIPNGGAATAASKPVPQRVGDVAARPIPATPVPPMAAAAVSGEVLSAASAGVLRGPAIGSLPVDARKADLALASFRTSCPGLLRRNDASGLTQPADWQAACDAAKSWDGDAISFFATHMEAVQVGEGKAFVTGYFEPEIAGSRTRQPGFDVPVYRRPPDLIDVDLGQFSDDLKGKSVRGKVEGAKLIPYDERAAIVDGSLAGRGLEIAFAADPVEFFFLQIQGSGRLRLPDGNVMRIGYESQNGRGYTGIGKLMKDRGLITDGSMQGIVRYLRENPEEGKKIMNENKSFIFFRELTGAGPLGAMGFPVVGEASVAVDPRFVPLGAPVWLSLDRAEPNGVWVAQDTGGAIKGANRFDSFWGAGDRARAIAGGMAARGSALIFLPKPSVARLIPGT comes from the coding sequence ATGAAGAAACCCGCTTTCGCCTTCGCACTTTCATCTTTGCTCCTCTCCGCCTGTGCTGGCGGGATCATTCCCAATGGCGGCGCCGCCACTGCGGCGAGCAAGCCTGTTCCACAGCGCGTTGGAGATGTCGCAGCCCGTCCAATCCCGGCAACACCGGTTCCACCGATGGCTGCTGCTGCTGTGAGCGGAGAGGTGCTCTCTGCCGCGAGCGCGGGTGTGCTGCGCGGTCCTGCGATCGGCAGCCTGCCCGTCGATGCACGCAAGGCCGATCTTGCGCTCGCTTCGTTCCGTACATCCTGCCCCGGCCTTTTGCGCCGTAACGATGCATCGGGCCTGACCCAGCCTGCGGATTGGCAAGCCGCCTGCGATGCGGCGAAAAGTTGGGACGGCGATGCCATCTCCTTCTTCGCAACGCATATGGAGGCAGTGCAGGTGGGCGAAGGCAAAGCCTTTGTCACCGGCTATTTCGAGCCCGAAATCGCCGGATCGCGGACGCGCCAGCCCGGTTTTGATGTGCCTGTTTACCGCCGGCCACCCGATTTGATTGATGTCGACCTCGGTCAGTTTTCCGACGACCTGAAGGGTAAGTCGGTGCGCGGCAAGGTAGAGGGCGCAAAGCTCATCCCTTATGACGAGCGTGCTGCAATCGTCGATGGATCGCTTGCCGGGCGGGGACTCGAAATCGCCTTTGCGGCCGATCCGGTCGAATTCTTCTTCCTTCAAATTCAAGGTTCGGGTCGATTGCGGCTGCCCGACGGCAATGTGATGCGCATCGGTTATGAAAGCCAGAATGGCCGGGGTTATACCGGGATCGGCAAGCTGATGAAGGATCGCGGCCTGATCACCGATGGCTCAATGCAGGGCATTGTCCGCTACCTGCGCGAAAACCCCGAAGAGGGGAAGAAGATCATGAACGAGAATAAAAGCTTCATCTTCTTCCGCGAATTGACCGGTGCCGGGCCGCTTGGCGCGATGGGTTTCCCAGTGGTTGGTGAGGCAAGTGTTGCCGTCGACCCGCGCTTTGTGCCGTTGGGCGCACCAGTTTGGCTCTCGCTCGACCGCGCCGAACCCAATGGCGTCTGGGTCGCGCAGGACACCGGCGGCGCGATTAAGGGCGCGAACCGTTTCGACAGCTTCTGGGGTGCAGGTGATCGCGCGCGCGCCATTGCCGGCGGCATGGCCGCACGCGGCAGCGCATTGATCTTCCTGCCCAAGCCATCGGTCGCCCGGCTGATTCCGGGGACATGA
- a CDS encoding DUF4136 domain-containing protein, with translation MKISDISFRKAAQALAPITLFALAGCATPFKADVSRFQKLPVPQGQTFTVKAADPEKQGGIEFGQYAALVSAEMARIGYAPAAPGATSDLTVTLDYGVDEGKKRTVVYDDPFYDPFWGHGRYGFGPGYYRPYIVRTRRGFQYVYGWNDPFLYGSGFGRGYDVRSYTVYSSGIDLKIEKSESGERLFEGKAEAKSRSNRLPYLVPNLVTAMFTGFPGNSGETVRISVAPEEAPRTRK, from the coding sequence ATGAAGATTTCGGACATTTCTTTCCGCAAGGCCGCACAGGCATTGGCGCCCATTACGCTTTTTGCGCTTGCCGGCTGCGCCACGCCGTTCAAGGCTGACGTATCGCGTTTCCAAAAGCTTCCCGTTCCCCAGGGCCAGACCTTTACCGTCAAGGCCGCCGATCCCGAAAAGCAGGGCGGCATTGAATTTGGCCAATATGCCGCACTTGTTTCAGCAGAAATGGCGCGGATTGGCTATGCTCCGGCAGCGCCAGGGGCGACATCGGACCTGACCGTCACGCTTGATTATGGCGTGGATGAGGGCAAGAAACGGACCGTCGTCTATGACGATCCCTTTTACGATCCTTTTTGGGGCCATGGCCGCTATGGCTTTGGCCCCGGCTATTACCGGCCCTATATCGTGCGCACCCGCCGCGGCTTCCAATATGTCTATGGCTGGAACGATCCGTTCCTTTACGGCTCAGGCTTTGGGCGTGGCTATGATGTGCGCAGCTACACCGTCTATTCGAGCGGCATCGATCTGAAGATTGAGAAGAGCGAAAGCGGAGAGCGGCTGTTCGAAGGCAAGGCAGAGGCCAAATCACGCTCAAACCGGCTGCCTTATCTGGTTCCAAATCTGGTGACAGCGATGTTCACCGGTTTCCCGGGTAATAGCGGCGAAACCGTGCGCATCTCGGTTGCCCCCGAAGAAGCCCCGCGCACCCGCAAATAA
- the secB gene encoding protein-export chaperone SecB, whose product MAELQGNIVSDNLKANGEDTAPAVGMLSQYIKDLSVENPNAPHSYSWEGSPQIDVQVNIEVHSVSDEVNEVLLKLGVKAEAEQGVHFNVELEYATLFGLRNVEPQHAHQFLFGEAPRLMFPFARRVVADAVRDAGYPPLVLEPIDFNGLYMQQLAQAQATAEAQPAGEA is encoded by the coding sequence ATGGCCGAACTACAGGGCAATATCGTTTCGGATAATCTGAAGGCGAATGGCGAGGATACCGCGCCCGCGGTCGGCATGTTGAGCCAGTATATCAAGGATCTTTCGGTCGAAAATCCGAATGCGCCACACAGCTATAGCTGGGAAGGCAGCCCGCAGATCGATGTGCAGGTCAATATCGAAGTCCATTCGGTCAGCGATGAAGTCAACGAAGTCCTGCTGAAGCTGGGCGTCAAGGCAGAAGCCGAACAGGGCGTGCATTTCAACGTAGAGCTGGAATATGCGACACTTTTCGGGCTGCGAAATGTCGAACCGCAGCATGCGCACCAGTTCCTCTTCGGCGAAGCGCCGCGCCTGATGTTCCCGTTCGCGCGCCGCGTTGTCGCCGATGCCGTTCGCGATGCCGGCTATCCGCCGCTGGTTCTCGAGCCGATCGACTTTAACGGCCTCTATATGCAGCAGCTCGCCCAGGCGCAGGCAACCGCCGAGGCGCAGCCCGCCGGCGAAGCCTGA
- the dnaA gene encoding chromosomal replication initiator protein DnaA: protein MFESDWQNVASRLRRDLGAQVYGQWIRSIALGDFCELTGTLELLTPSDFSASWVSDHYADRIRLAWTSVNPQVRQLKIRTKPGAARVEMLQPANIVERPAAAPMGEGLPARSQLDPRMTFANFVKGQTNALALSAAERVAAAERPLFNPLYLQAATGQGKTHLMHAIGHAYAEINPAAQVIYMSAEKFMMEFVSAMRRKEVMEFKARLRAVDVLLIDDIQFIIGKVSTQEEFLHTVDAIIGAGKRLVVAADRAPQALDGVDQRILSRLSMGLVADIQPADLELRRLILNQRLAAMPDTQVGEDVIEFLARTISRNVRELEGGLNKLIAYSQLTGKPITRTLAEEQLKDILSACRRRITIDEIQRAVCEYYRIDRSEMSSKRRARAVVRPRQVAMYLAKVMTPRSYPEIGRKFGGRDHSTVIHAVRLVEDLRRMDNDMDNDVRALLRQLEA, encoded by the coding sequence GTGTTTGAATCCGATTGGCAAAATGTTGCTTCGCGCTTGCGTCGCGATCTTGGTGCCCAAGTCTATGGACAGTGGATCCGGTCGATTGCGCTCGGCGATTTTTGCGAGCTGACGGGTACGCTTGAACTTCTTACGCCTTCCGATTTTTCGGCAAGCTGGGTGTCGGATCATTATGCCGATCGCATTCGCCTTGCCTGGACCAGCGTGAACCCGCAGGTTCGCCAGCTGAAAATCCGCACCAAGCCGGGCGCTGCCCGTGTTGAAATGCTGCAACCGGCCAATATTGTCGAACGCCCCGCCGCCGCCCCAATGGGCGAGGGGCTGCCAGCGCGCAGCCAGCTTGATCCGCGGATGACGTTTGCGAATTTCGTGAAAGGCCAGACCAACGCCCTCGCATTGAGCGCGGCGGAACGTGTTGCTGCGGCGGAACGCCCGCTGTTCAACCCGCTTTATCTGCAGGCGGCAACCGGGCAGGGCAAGACCCACCTGATGCACGCGATCGGCCACGCTTATGCCGAAATCAACCCCGCCGCGCAGGTAATCTACATGTCGGCGGAAAAGTTCATGATGGAGTTTGTCTCCGCCATGCGCCGCAAGGAAGTGATGGAGTTCAAGGCTCGTCTGCGCGCGGTCGATGTTCTCCTGATCGATGATATCCAGTTCATCATCGGCAAGGTTTCGACGCAGGAGGAATTCCTCCACACCGTCGATGCGATCATCGGTGCGGGCAAGCGCCTTGTCGTTGCCGCCGATCGGGCACCGCAGGCGTTGGACGGCGTTGATCAGCGTATCCTTTCACGCCTTTCGATGGGCCTGGTTGCCGATATCCAGCCGGCAGACCTCGAACTGCGTCGCTTGATTCTGAACCAGCGACTGGCAGCCATGCCCGACACGCAGGTGGGCGAGGATGTGATCGAATTCCTTGCGCGCACGATCAGCCGCAATGTCCGCGAACTGGAAGGTGGCTTGAACAAGCTGATCGCCTATTCGCAGCTGACCGGCAAACCGATCACGCGCACCTTGGCGGAAGAGCAGCTCAAGGATATTTTGAGCGCTTGCCGCCGCCGCATCACGATTGACGAGATCCAGCGTGCCGTGTGCGAATATTATCGCATCGACCGTAGCGAAATGTCGTCGAAACGCCGCGCCCGTGCCGTTGTACGCCCGCGTCAGGTTGCGATGTATCTGGCGAAGGTGATGACACCGCGCAGCTATCCTGAAATCGGGCGTAAATTTGGCGGTCGTGACCATTCGACGGTGATCCATGCCGTGCGTCTGGTCGAAGATCTCCGCCGGATGGACAATGACATGGACAATGACGTCCGGGCATTGCTCCGCCAACTGGAAGCCTGA
- the rpsT gene encoding 30S ribosomal protein S20, with translation MANTPQARKRIRRNARRNEINGNRVGRIRTFVKKVEAALAAGDKSAAADALKAAQPELARGVAKGVLHKNMASRKFSRLTKRVAALA, from the coding sequence ATGGCAAATACGCCGCAAGCACGTAAGCGTATCCGTCGCAATGCGCGTCGCAACGAAATCAACGGCAACCGCGTTGGTCGTATCCGTACCTTTGTAAAGAAGGTCGAAGCCGCGCTCGCCGCTGGCGACAAGAGCGCAGCTGCTGATGCTTTGAAGGCCGCCCAGCCTGAACTGGCGCGCGGTGTTGCCAAGGGCGTGCTGCACAAGAATATGGCGTCGCGCAAGTTCAGCCGCCTCACCAAGCGCGTAGCCGCGCTCGCCTGA
- the murJ gene encoding murein biosynthesis integral membrane protein MurJ yields the protein MGLVRNTMTIGGLTLVSRVLGLVRDMLMARYVGAGLASDAFLIAWRLPNLFRALFAEGAFAAVFVPMFNRKLAEGDAQSEGRGLMLARAFASQVLSVLFPFLIVFTVVMMLAAGPVVWAMTGGFPDGGQEKFELARHLTIITFPYLGLISLVSLLGGILNSLNRFWVNAAAPILLNICMIVALLFFRGDTALDTAVTQAIAVTISGVLQLLWLIWACRKAGVSLKLSFPRLSPDVKMMLALIAPAAIGQGAIQFNLLVSTSLAARFLPEGSVSWIYYADRLNQLPLGLIGIAIGTAILPALSRQIAGSDRQAASDTQNRAIELALLFALPAAVALIVAAGPIIHGVFEHGEFTRRDTAGTAAVLAAFSLGVPAYVLIKVLTPGFYARNDTKTPLRLALWSMLVNLVGNLVLIWPLQHVGVGIATALSAWVNVLLLWIVLRRRGHIAADTRLRAKAWRIVAAAAAMGVALWFGNELTEGLLGDGLWRRVAVLSALCAAGGGVYALAIFLFGAYRPAELKSLVRRRPAADGDPAPTE from the coding sequence ATGGGGCTCGTCCGCAACACGATGACGATTGGCGGGCTGACGCTGGTCAGCCGCGTCTTGGGCCTTGTGCGCGACATGCTGATGGCGCGTTATGTAGGCGCGGGTCTTGCATCGGACGCCTTCCTGATCGCATGGCGGCTTCCAAACCTGTTCAGGGCATTATTTGCCGAAGGCGCCTTCGCGGCAGTCTTTGTGCCAATGTTCAACCGCAAACTTGCCGAGGGCGATGCCCAAAGTGAAGGGCGCGGCCTGATGCTCGCGCGCGCATTTGCCAGCCAGGTACTGTCGGTCCTCTTCCCGTTTCTTATTGTCTTCACGGTCGTGATGATGCTGGCTGCAGGCCCCGTCGTCTGGGCGATGACCGGCGGCTTTCCTGATGGCGGGCAGGAAAAGTTCGAGCTCGCCCGCCATTTGACAATCATCACCTTTCCCTATCTGGGGCTGATCTCGCTCGTGTCCTTGCTGGGCGGCATATTGAACTCGCTCAACCGTTTTTGGGTCAATGCTGCAGCACCCATCTTGCTCAATATCTGCATGATCGTCGCCTTGCTGTTTTTCCGCGGCGACACTGCATTGGACACCGCGGTCACGCAGGCGATCGCGGTTACCATATCCGGCGTATTGCAATTACTCTGGCTGATCTGGGCCTGCCGCAAGGCGGGTGTCAGCCTTAAACTCTCCTTCCCGCGCCTGTCACCCGACGTAAAGATGATGCTCGCGCTAATCGCACCTGCCGCGATTGGCCAAGGCGCGATACAGTTCAACCTGCTCGTTTCGACCTCACTGGCCGCGCGCTTCCTGCCCGAAGGATCGGTGTCGTGGATCTATTATGCAGACCGGTTGAACCAGTTGCCGCTGGGCCTGATTGGCATTGCAATCGGCACAGCAATTCTTCCCGCGCTTTCACGCCAGATTGCAGGCAGCGACCGTCAGGCAGCCTCTGACACACAGAACCGGGCGATCGAACTGGCGTTGTTGTTTGCCCTGCCCGCTGCCGTCGCACTGATCGTTGCGGCCGGTCCGATCATCCATGGCGTCTTCGAACATGGCGAATTCACCCGCCGCGATACGGCAGGCACAGCAGCCGTGCTGGCGGCCTTTTCGCTAGGCGTTCCGGCCTATGTGTTGATCAAGGTGCTGACGCCCGGCTTCTATGCGCGCAATGACACGAAAACGCCGTTGCGGCTTGCGCTCTGGTCGATGCTGGTCAATCTTGTCGGCAATCTCGTGCTGATCTGGCCGCTGCAACATGTCGGCGTCGGAATCGCGACCGCACTGTCCGCCTGGGTCAATGTGCTGCTGCTCTGGATCGTGCTGCGCCGACGCGGTCATATCGCGGCTGACACCCGCCTTCGGGCGAAGGCATGGCGGATTGTCGCTGCGGCAGCAGCGATGGGCGTCGCTTTATGGTTTGGCAACGAGCTGACCGAAGGATTGCTGGGCGATGGCCTGTGGCGGCGCGTGGCCGTTCTAAGCGCGCTGTGCGCGGCTGGTGGGGGCGTTTATGCTCTAGCCATATTCCTGTTCGGCGCGTATCGGCCAGCCGAACTCAAATCGCTGGTCCGTCGTCGCCCTGCTGCTGACGGCGATCCAGCCCCAACCGAATGA
- a CDS encoding SH3 domain-containing protein has product MADGTAKHKSRPNKVLIASAVVIVALAIIYYALFLHDDLSRGSLEDRVSGGQPAVEQAAPQIYYTTADANIRDRATTQGSSILGKLPRGSTAGGKVIAGEDGTSQWLELEDGKGFVAFANLSEFEPPQIVKPLDDKVWISDRAIEIWAQPDITSTLLDRVGPGTPLTLAGITPGDFIEVKLAQGGVGYIADGERIARLANGKPISIAFNPNSCSFGREIDAMFESIGARLQAQYKAIENKDYPDEAAREKALSAIDGRSAYQRVKLSFEGLTITAIAQHYESQSIYFAEPAAQVISVFRSKGLSIDRSGAFKSQDLYAGIGAASGEGARYGKSDLSCGV; this is encoded by the coding sequence ATGGCGGACGGTACTGCCAAGCACAAATCGCGCCCCAACAAGGTGCTGATCGCTAGTGCTGTTGTGATAGTTGCGCTGGCAATCATCTATTATGCACTCTTCCTGCACGATGATCTGTCTCGAGGCAGCCTGGAAGACCGGGTGAGCGGAGGGCAGCCTGCAGTCGAGCAGGCCGCGCCGCAAATCTATTATACGACAGCTGATGCCAATATCCGCGACCGGGCGACAACGCAGGGCAGCAGCATCCTCGGCAAATTGCCGCGAGGTAGCACCGCCGGTGGTAAGGTGATTGCGGGTGAAGATGGCACCAGCCAGTGGCTCGAACTGGAAGATGGAAAGGGTTTTGTCGCCTTCGCAAATTTGAGCGAGTTTGAGCCGCCACAGATCGTCAAGCCGCTCGATGACAAGGTCTGGATATCCGACCGCGCAATTGAGATCTGGGCACAGCCCGATATCACATCGACATTGCTCGATCGGGTTGGTCCCGGCACGCCGCTGACGCTTGCTGGCATCACACCTGGAGACTTTATCGAGGTGAAGTTGGCACAAGGCGGCGTCGGCTATATTGCCGATGGCGAACGGATAGCGCGTTTGGCCAATGGCAAACCCATCAGCATTGCCTTCAACCCCAATAGTTGCAGCTTTGGCAGGGAAATTGATGCCATGTTTGAATCGATCGGCGCCCGGTTGCAGGCCCAGTATAAGGCGATCGAAAACAAAGATTATCCCGATGAAGCGGCGCGCGAAAAGGCATTAAGCGCGATTGACGGGCGTAGCGCCTATCAACGCGTTAAGCTCAGCTTTGAAGGGCTGACGATTACGGCAATCGCCCAGCATTATGAATCGCAGTCAATCTATTTTGCCGAACCTGCCGCCCAAGTGATTTCGGTGTTCCGGTCCAAGGGCCTTAGCATTGATCGCAGCGGTGCGTTCAAAAGCCAGGATCTCTACGCTGGCATTGGTGCAGCGTCAGGAGAAGGTGCCCGTTACGGCAAGTCAGACCTCAGCTGCGGCGTTTAA
- the mutM gene encoding bifunctional DNA-formamidopyrimidine glycosylase/DNA-(apurinic or apyrimidinic site) lyase, with protein sequence MPELPEVETTVAGLRAVLDGEIIVRAEARRPDLRWPIPVDLRQRLTGARVTGLGRRAKYGLVHTDRDDVLIFHLGMSGRWRIDPAEIEKHDHFILETGSGRVLALNDHRRFGSLDIVRADELAGFRHFKAMGPEPLAKDFDAKVLHAALNGRNAPIKAMLLNQSIVAGLGNIYVCEALHMAGILPTMPAGKISRPRLEKLVIAIKNVLAAAIEAGGSTLRDFAAPDGELGYFAKDWLVYGREGQTCHCGTTIERRVDSGRSTFFCRKCQR encoded by the coding sequence ATGCCAGAGCTTCCCGAAGTCGAAACCACTGTTGCCGGACTGCGTGCCGTGCTCGACGGCGAAATCATTGTCCGTGCCGAAGCGCGTCGGCCGGACTTGCGCTGGCCGATTCCGGTTGATCTGCGTCAGCGACTGACCGGGGCCCGGGTGACCGGGCTGGGGCGGCGCGCGAAATATGGGCTGGTGCATACCGATCGCGATGATGTGCTGATCTTTCACCTCGGCATGTCCGGGCGCTGGCGGATCGACCCGGCCGAAATAGAAAAGCATGACCATTTCATCCTGGAAACCGGATCGGGCAGGGTGCTTGCCTTAAACGATCACCGCCGTTTCGGTTCGCTCGACATTGTTCGCGCAGATGAACTTGCCGGTTTCCGGCATTTCAAGGCGATGGGGCCAGAGCCGCTCGCCAAGGATTTTGATGCCAAAGTGCTGCATGCGGCGTTGAATGGACGCAACGCGCCTATCAAGGCGATGCTGCTCAACCAGTCGATCGTCGCGGGGCTTGGCAATATCTATGTGTGCGAGGCACTGCACATGGCGGGCATATTGCCCACAATGCCTGCCGGGAAGATCAGCCGCCCCCGTCTCGAAAAGCTGGTTATTGCAATCAAGAATGTCCTTGCTGCCGCCATCGAGGCTGGCGGATCGACTTTGCGCGATTTTGCTGCGCCCGATGGCGAGCTTGGTTATTTTGCCAAGGATTGGCTGGTTTATGGTCGCGAAGGGCAAACATGCCATTGCGGCACCACCATCGAACGGCGTGTGGATTCCGGGCGTTCGACCTTTTTCTGCCGCAAATGCCAGCGTTAG
- the trpS gene encoding tryptophan--tRNA ligase: protein MRVVSGIQPTGNLHLGNYLGAIRNWVKMQDAMASEGGQCLFFLADLHAISLPHDPAELTANTREMAAALIACGIDSDKAILFNQTQVPEHAQLQWLLNGTARMGWLNRMTQWKDKAGKNREGSSVALFTYPVLQAADVLLYQATHVPVGEDQKQHLELARDIAQKFNNDFGNGEEIFALPEPIIPPEAARIMGLRDGSAKMSKSDPSDMSRINLADDADTIMQKVRKAKTDPEPLPSEKAGLAGRPEAENLVGIFAALEGSSIDTVLAQYGGQGFGAFKPALGELLVAKLSPIAERFNALRHDHVAIDAALRGGAEKARALAAPTLDAAYRALGLLR, encoded by the coding sequence ATGCGTGTCGTCTCCGGCATCCAGCCCACCGGCAATCTTCACCTCGGCAATTATCTCGGTGCCATCCGTAACTGGGTGAAGATGCAGGATGCCATGGCGAGTGAGGGCGGCCAGTGTCTGTTCTTCCTGGCCGATTTGCATGCCATTTCCTTGCCGCACGATCCGGCTGAACTGACTGCCAACACCCGCGAAATGGCCGCCGCGCTGATCGCCTGCGGCATCGACAGCGACAAGGCGATTCTGTTCAACCAGACGCAGGTTCCTGAACATGCCCAGTTGCAATGGCTGCTGAACGGAACCGCTCGCATGGGCTGGCTGAACCGCATGACGCAGTGGAAAGACAAGGCCGGCAAGAATCGCGAGGGGTCGTCGGTCGCGCTGTTTACCTACCCGGTGCTGCAGGCCGCGGACGTGCTGCTCTATCAGGCAACACATGTCCCCGTTGGCGAAGACCAGAAGCAGCATCTGGAGCTGGCCCGCGACATTGCCCAGAAATTCAACAATGATTTCGGCAATGGGGAAGAAATTTTTGCCCTGCCCGAGCCGATCATTCCGCCCGAGGCCGCCCGCATTATGGGCCTGCGGGATGGCAGCGCGAAAATGAGCAAATCTGACCCGTCAGACATGAGCCGCATCAACCTTGCCGACGATGCCGACACGATCATGCAGAAAGTGCGCAAGGCAAAGACCGATCCAGAGCCCTTGCCCAGCGAAAAAGCGGGCCTTGCCGGCCGCCCCGAAGCCGAAAATCTTGTCGGCATTTTTGCAGCGCTGGAAGGCAGCAGTATCGACACCGTGCTCGCCCAATATGGCGGCCAGGGCTTTGGCGCGTTCAAACCCGCGCTGGGGGAATTACTGGTGGCAAAGCTTAGCCCCATTGCCGAACGGTTCAACGCGCTTCGCCACGACCATGTCGCAATCGACGCAGCACTTCGTGGCGGCGCGGAAAAAGCGCGTGCTCTGGCTGCCCCGACGCTCGACGCTGCTTATCGCGCTCTCGGCCTATTGCGCTGA